The following proteins come from a genomic window of Streptomyces sp. NBC_01716:
- a CDS encoding ABC transporter permease, producing the protein MSTGTDTGAGRYSPAPGAAPLPRMIAAQTVFETKMLLRNGEQLLLTVIIPSLLLVLFSTVDIIDTGPGTSVDFLAPGVLALAVMSTAFTGQAIATGFERRYGVLKRLGASPLPRWALMTAKTLSVLVTEVLQIVLLTVIAFALGWSPGGNPLAVLLLLVLGTAAFSGLGLLMAGTLKAEATLAAANLVFVLLLVGGGVIVPLEKFPDVARTLLGLLPISALSVGLRDVLQHGAGMPWDDLGVLAVWAVLGLGAAARLFRWE; encoded by the coding sequence ATGAGCACGGGTACGGACACGGGCGCCGGCAGGTACTCCCCCGCGCCGGGCGCGGCGCCGCTGCCGCGGATGATCGCCGCGCAGACGGTCTTCGAGACGAAGATGCTGCTGCGCAACGGCGAGCAGTTGCTGCTGACAGTGATCATCCCGAGTCTGCTGCTGGTGCTGTTCTCGACGGTCGACATCATCGACACGGGCCCGGGCACGTCGGTCGACTTCCTCGCTCCCGGTGTCCTCGCGCTGGCCGTGATGTCGACGGCTTTCACCGGGCAGGCCATCGCGACGGGCTTCGAACGGCGTTACGGGGTACTGAAACGGCTTGGTGCCTCACCCCTGCCGCGCTGGGCCCTGATGACAGCCAAGACGCTCTCCGTCCTGGTCACCGAGGTCCTTCAGATCGTGCTGCTGACGGTCATCGCGTTCGCGCTCGGCTGGTCGCCGGGGGGCAACCCGCTCGCCGTACTGCTGCTGCTCGTCCTCGGTACGGCCGCCTTCTCCGGGCTCGGGCTGCTGATGGCGGGCACGCTCAAGGCGGAGGCGACGCTGGCCGCGGCGAATCTCGTGTTCGTGCTGCTGCTGGTGGGCGGCGGCGTGATCGTGCCGCTGGAGAAGTTCCCGGACGTGGCGCGGACCCTGCTCGGTCTGCTGCCGATCTCAGCCCTCTCCGTGGGGCTGCGTGATGTGCTCCAGCACGGTGCGGGGATGCCCTGGGACGACCTCGGGGTGCTGGCCGTGTGGGCGGTGCTCGGGCTCGGGGCGGCGGCCCGTCTCTTCCGCTGGGAGTAG
- the sufB gene encoding Fe-S cluster assembly protein SufB, whose translation MTLPTETAHPELEGLGKYEYGWADSDKAGAAAKRGLSEDVVRDISAKKNEPEWMLKLRLKGLKLFGKKPMPSWGSDLSGIDFDNIKYFVRSTEKQAESWEDLPEDIKNTYDKLGIPEAEKQRLVAGVAAQYESEVVYHQIREDLEEQGVIFKDTDTALRENPELFQEYFGTVIPVGDNKFASLNSAVWSGGSFIYVPKGVHVEIPLQAYFRINTENMGQFERTLIIVDEDAYVHYVEGCTAPIYSSDSLHSAVVEIIVKKGGRCRYTTIQNWSNNVYNLVTKRAVAYEGATMEWVDGNIGSKVTMKYPAVYLMGEHAKGETLSIAFAGEGQHQDAGAKMVHMAPNTSSNIVSKSVARGGGRTSYRGLIEIGEGAPGSKSNVLCDALLVDTVSRSDTYPYVDVREDDVSMGHEATVSKVSEDQLFYLMSRGMTEFEAMAMIVRGFVEPIAKELPMEYALELNRLIELQMEGSVG comes from the coding sequence ATGACGCTCCCCACGGAGACCGCCCATCCTGAGCTCGAAGGACTGGGCAAGTACGAATACGGCTGGGCCGACTCCGACAAGGCCGGCGCCGCCGCCAAGCGCGGTCTCTCCGAAGACGTCGTCCGCGACATCTCCGCGAAGAAGAACGAGCCGGAGTGGATGCTGAAGCTCCGTCTCAAGGGACTGAAGCTGTTCGGCAAGAAGCCGATGCCGAGTTGGGGCTCCGACCTGTCGGGCATCGACTTCGACAACATCAAGTACTTCGTCCGGTCGACGGAGAAGCAGGCGGAGTCCTGGGAGGACCTGCCCGAGGACATCAAGAACACGTACGACAAGCTCGGCATCCCCGAGGCGGAGAAGCAGCGTCTCGTCGCCGGTGTCGCGGCCCAGTACGAGTCCGAGGTCGTCTACCACCAGATCCGTGAGGACCTGGAGGAGCAGGGCGTCATCTTCAAGGACACCGACACCGCCCTCAGGGAGAACCCGGAGCTCTTCCAGGAGTACTTCGGCACGGTCATCCCGGTCGGTGACAACAAGTTCGCCTCGCTGAACTCGGCCGTGTGGTCCGGCGGTTCGTTCATCTACGTGCCGAAGGGCGTGCACGTCGAGATCCCGCTCCAGGCCTACTTCCGTATCAACACCGAGAACATGGGCCAGTTCGAGCGGACGCTGATCATCGTCGACGAGGACGCCTACGTCCACTACGTCGAGGGCTGCACCGCGCCGATCTATTCCTCGGACTCGCTGCACAGCGCCGTGGTCGAGATCATCGTGAAGAAGGGTGGCCGCTGCCGTTACACGACCATCCAGAACTGGTCGAACAACGTCTACAACCTCGTCACCAAGCGTGCCGTGGCCTACGAGGGCGCGACCATGGAATGGGTCGACGGCAACATCGGCTCCAAGGTCACCATGAAGTACCCGGCCGTCTATCTGATGGGCGAGCACGCCAAGGGCGAGACCCTGTCCATCGCCTTCGCGGGCGAGGGCCAGCACCAGGACGCCGGCGCCAAGATGGTTCACATGGCTCCGAACACCTCGTCGAACATCGTCTCCAAGTCGGTGGCGCGAGGCGGCGGCCGTACCTCCTACCGAGGACTCATCGAGATCGGTGAGGGCGCCCCCGGATCGAAGTCCAACGTGCTCTGTGACGCGCTGCTCGTGGACACGGTCTCGCGCTCCGACACCTATCCGTATGTGGACGTCCGCGAGGACGACGTGTCGATGGGCCACGAGGCGACGGTCTCCAAGGTCTCCGAGGACCAGCTCTTCTACCTGATGAGCCGCGGTATGACGGAGTTCGAGGCCATGGCGATGATCGTGCGCGGCTTCGTGGAGCCGATCGCCAAGGAACTGCCCATGGAGTACGCGCTGGAGCTCAACCGGCTGATCGAGCTCCAGATGGAAGGCTCCGTCGGCTGA
- a CDS encoding bifunctional 3-phenylpropionate/cinnamic acid dioxygenase ferredoxin subunit, giving the protein MTFVRVCGLTELEDGTPKRVELDGIPVSVIRTEGEVFAINDICSHANVSLSEGEVEDCSIECWLHGSSFDLRTGKPNGLPATRPVPVYPVQIQGDDVLVSVTQES; this is encoded by the coding sequence ATGACCTTCGTCCGAGTCTGTGGACTGACCGAGCTGGAGGACGGCACCCCCAAGCGGGTCGAACTCGACGGCATACCGGTCTCCGTCATCCGTACCGAGGGCGAGGTGTTCGCGATCAACGACATCTGCTCGCACGCGAACGTCTCCCTCTCGGAGGGCGAGGTCGAGGACTGCTCGATCGAGTGCTGGCTGCACGGCTCCAGCTTCGACCTGCGTACGGGCAAGCCGAACGGCCTTCCCGCGACGCGCCCCGTCCCCGTATACCCCGTACAGATCCAAGGGGACGATGTGCTCGTCTCCGTCACCCAGGAGTCCTGA
- a CDS encoding aminoglycoside phosphotransferase family protein: MAQNAPIPPDLLRWAANHLSGVDQVTDVSWPRGDSRVWRVSAGAEVAFVKISPSTRDYEREIRGYAYAARVLAPHETPRILAADPDLQAIMTSPLPGRVVRDLPLQPEEERHVHELAGRLLRRWHDHSGPASEQDREGIRTSMADHATEVATCLENTTGHLDDAQRALVQCVARELPELADGLPAVYQHGDYSTRNWLWDRDHGHGLIDFAMSGNGIAVEEFVWLCAAVWATRPDLKVAYLAGYGRMLSDTEERALRLLVTRLGVSYLNTGLTKRNSVLVERGHLVLTRMAHEYQ; this comes from the coding sequence ATGGCCCAGAATGCCCCCATTCCCCCTGACCTGCTGCGATGGGCCGCCAATCACCTATCTGGCGTGGACCAGGTCACCGATGTGTCCTGGCCCCGAGGAGACTCCAGGGTCTGGCGGGTGTCAGCGGGCGCCGAGGTCGCGTTCGTCAAGATCAGTCCGAGCACGAGAGACTACGAGCGCGAGATCCGCGGCTATGCGTACGCGGCGCGGGTCCTTGCCCCCCACGAGACTCCCCGCATCCTCGCCGCAGATCCCGACCTTCAGGCGATCATGACCTCGCCACTGCCGGGCCGCGTGGTACGAGACCTGCCTCTCCAGCCGGAGGAGGAGCGGCACGTGCACGAACTCGCCGGCCGACTGCTGAGGCGCTGGCACGATCACTCCGGCCCAGCCTCGGAGCAGGACCGCGAGGGAATCCGCACATCCATGGCGGACCACGCGACCGAGGTCGCCACCTGCCTGGAGAACACCACCGGACACCTCGACGACGCCCAGCGCGCCCTGGTGCAGTGCGTAGCCCGTGAACTGCCCGAGCTGGCCGACGGCCTCCCCGCCGTGTACCAGCACGGTGACTATTCGACCCGCAACTGGCTGTGGGACCGCGACCACGGCCACGGACTGATCGACTTCGCGATGTCCGGCAACGGCATCGCCGTCGAGGAGTTCGTCTGGCTGTGCGCTGCGGTCTGGGCGACGCGCCCCGACCTCAAAGTGGCCTACCTCGCAGGGTACGGCCGCATGCTGTCGGACACAGAGGAAAGAGCACTGCGCCTGCTGGTCACAAGACTCGGCGTCTCATACCTGAACACCGGACTCACGAAACGAAACTCGGTGCTCGTCGAGCGCGGCCATCTCGTCCTCACCCGCATGGCGCACGAATACCAGTAG
- a CDS encoding ABC transporter ATP-binding protein codes for MRSDIGDPVVQVRGLVKRYGARTAVNGLDLSVRAGTVSAVLGPNGAGKTTTIETCEGYRRPDEGTVRVLGLDPLTDAARLRPRVGVMLQSGGVYSGARAEEMLRHMAALHANPLDVTELIERLGLGGCGRTAYRRLSGGQQQRLSLALAVVGRPELVFLDEPTAGLDPQARRSTWELVRELRADGVTTVLTTHFMDEAEELADDVAIVDAGQVVAHGTVDELCRGGAENTLRFTGRPGLDLGSLLKALPDGSAAAELVPGAYRIGGTIDPQLLATVTTWCAQHGVMPDKISVERHTLEDVFLELTGKELRP; via the coding sequence ATGCGCAGCGACATCGGAGATCCGGTGGTCCAGGTCCGGGGCCTGGTCAAGCGGTACGGGGCCAGGACCGCGGTGAACGGCCTGGATCTCAGCGTCCGGGCGGGCACGGTGTCCGCGGTCCTCGGCCCCAACGGAGCCGGCAAGACCACCACGATCGAAACCTGCGAGGGCTATCGCAGACCGGACGAGGGAACGGTACGCGTCCTCGGCCTCGATCCCCTGACGGACGCGGCCCGGCTGCGCCCGCGCGTAGGCGTGATGCTTCAGTCCGGGGGCGTGTACTCCGGCGCCCGCGCGGAAGAGATGCTCCGCCATATGGCCGCCCTGCACGCGAACCCGCTGGACGTCACTGAGCTGATCGAGCGTCTCGGGCTCGGCGGCTGCGGCCGTACGGCCTACCGGCGGCTCTCCGGGGGCCAGCAGCAGCGGCTCTCGCTCGCCTTGGCGGTCGTCGGCCGCCCCGAGCTGGTGTTCCTGGACGAGCCGACCGCGGGGCTCGACCCGCAGGCCCGCCGCTCCACCTGGGAGCTGGTGCGCGAGCTGCGCGCCGACGGGGTGACCACGGTGCTGACCACGCACTTCATGGACGAGGCCGAGGAACTGGCCGACGACGTCGCCATCGTCGACGCCGGGCAGGTCGTGGCGCACGGCACTGTCGATGAGCTGTGCCGGGGCGGCGCCGAGAACACCCTGCGCTTCACCGGCCGCCCCGGGCTCGACCTCGGCTCGCTGCTCAAGGCGCTGCCCGACGGGTCGGCCGCAGCCGAACTGGTGCCGGGCGCCTACCGGATCGGCGGCACGATCGATCCGCAACTGCTCGCGACGGTGACGACCTGGTGCGCGCAGCACGGGGTGATGCCGGACAAGATCTCCGTCGAGCGGCACACGCTGGAGGACGTCTTCCTCGAACTGACCGGCAAGGAGCTGCGTCCATGA
- a CDS encoding cysteine desulfurase: MTQPSGLLTGPGRLLDEAVRKDFPLLDRLVHDGKKIVYLDNAATSQKPRQVLDALNEYYERHNANVHRGVHVLAEEATALYEGARDKVAAFINAPSRDEVIFTKNASESLNLVANMLGWADEPYRVDHETEIVITEMEHHSNIVPWQLLSQRTGAKLKWFGLTDDGRLDLSNINEIITEKTKIVSFVLISNILGTVNPVEAIVRRAQEVGALVLIDASQAAPHVAVDVQALQADFVAFTGHKMCGPTGIGVLWGRQELLEDLPPFLGGGEMIETVSMHSSTYAPAPHKFEAGTPPVAQAVGLGAAVDYLSAIGMDKIAAHEHAITEYAVKRLLEVPDLRIIGPATAEERGATISFTLGDIHPHDVGQVLDEQGIAVRVGHHCARPVCLRYGIPATTRASFYLYSTQSEVDVLVDGLEHVRNFFG; this comes from the coding sequence GTGACACAGCCGTCAGGCCTCCTCACCGGGCCGGGCCGACTGCTCGACGAGGCGGTCCGTAAGGACTTCCCCCTGCTGGACCGGCTGGTCCACGACGGGAAGAAGATCGTGTATCTGGACAACGCGGCGACATCGCAGAAACCGCGCCAGGTGCTCGATGCCCTCAACGAGTACTACGAGCGGCACAACGCCAACGTGCACCGCGGCGTCCATGTGCTCGCCGAGGAGGCCACGGCCCTGTACGAAGGCGCTCGCGACAAGGTCGCCGCCTTCATCAACGCGCCGAGCCGCGACGAGGTGATCTTCACCAAGAACGCCTCCGAGTCGCTCAACCTCGTGGCGAACATGCTGGGCTGGGCCGACGAGCCCTACCGCGTGGACCACGAGACCGAGATCGTCATCACGGAGATGGAGCACCACTCCAACATCGTGCCGTGGCAGCTGCTCTCGCAGCGCACCGGAGCGAAGCTGAAGTGGTTCGGTCTCACCGACGACGGCCGGCTCGACCTGTCGAACATCAACGAGATCATCACCGAGAAGACGAAGATCGTCTCCTTCGTGCTGATCTCGAACATCCTGGGCACGGTCAACCCCGTCGAGGCGATCGTCCGCCGTGCGCAGGAGGTCGGCGCGCTGGTGCTGATCGACGCCTCGCAGGCAGCCCCGCACGTCGCGGTCGACGTGCAGGCGCTGCAGGCCGACTTCGTGGCCTTCACCGGCCACAAGATGTGCGGCCCGACCGGGATCGGCGTCCTGTGGGGCCGCCAGGAGCTGCTGGAGGACCTTCCGCCGTTCCTCGGCGGCGGCGAGATGATCGAGACCGTGTCGATGCACTCTTCGACGTACGCCCCGGCCCCGCACAAGTTCGAGGCGGGTACGCCCCCGGTCGCCCAGGCCGTCGGCCTCGGCGCGGCCGTGGACTATCTGTCCGCGATCGGCATGGACAAGATCGCCGCGCACGAGCACGCCATCACCGAGTACGCGGTGAAGCGGCTGCTCGAAGTCCCCGACCTGAGGATCATCGGCCCGGCCACGGCCGAGGAGCGCGGCGCCACGATCTCCTTCACACTCGGAGACATCCACCCCCACGACGTGGGTCAGGTGCTCGACGAGCAGGGCATCGCGGTCCGGGTCGGTCACCATTGCGCACGGCCGGTCTGCCTGCGGTACGGAATTCCGGCGACCACGCGGGCGTCGTTCTATCTGTACTCCACGCAGTCCGAGGTCGATGTCCTGGTCGACGGGCTGGAGCACGTCCGTAATTTCTTCGGATGA
- a CDS encoding helix-turn-helix transcriptional regulator, whose protein sequence is MKYVGEAPQEELATGERSTRNRVARSILDHGPSTVSDLAGRLKLTQAAVRRHLDALVADDVVEPRDQRVYGSRGRGRPAKVFALTDCGRDAFDQSYDKLAADAIEWIARGAGGGAKGEAAVAAFARDRIATQAGTYRQAVESAAPEKRTEALARALSTDGYAAAARSAPNQQGEQLCQHHCPVAHVAERYPQLCEAETEFFSELLGTHVQRLATIAHGDGVCTTFIPHSGGHGAPPGPPGTGGTPQTDPPQISQQTDHHASESTAGRNPA, encoded by the coding sequence GTGAAATACGTCGGCGAGGCTCCGCAGGAGGAACTCGCGACCGGTGAGCGTTCCACACGCAACCGGGTCGCGCGCTCCATCCTGGACCACGGCCCCTCCACCGTCTCCGACCTCGCGGGGCGCCTGAAACTCACCCAGGCCGCCGTCCGCCGCCATCTCGACGCACTGGTCGCCGACGACGTGGTGGAACCACGCGACCAGCGTGTTTACGGCTCACGCGGGCGAGGCAGGCCCGCCAAGGTGTTCGCCCTCACCGACTGCGGCAGGGACGCCTTCGACCAGTCGTACGACAAGCTCGCCGCCGACGCCATCGAGTGGATCGCCCGTGGCGCGGGCGGCGGCGCCAAGGGTGAAGCGGCCGTCGCCGCCTTCGCGCGCGACCGGATCGCCACCCAGGCGGGGACGTACCGGCAGGCGGTCGAGTCCGCCGCGCCCGAGAAGCGCACCGAGGCGCTCGCCAGGGCACTGAGCACCGACGGATATGCTGCCGCGGCCCGCAGCGCGCCGAACCAGCAGGGTGAGCAGCTCTGCCAGCACCACTGCCCGGTGGCCCACGTGGCCGAGAGGTATCCGCAGTTGTGCGAGGCGGAGACGGAGTTCTTCTCCGAACTGCTCGGGACCCATGTGCAGCGGCTGGCGACCATCGCCCACGGTGACGGGGTGTGCACGACGTTCATCCCGCACAGCGGCGGGCACGGCGCGCCACCCGGTCCCCCGGGGACCGGCGGCACCCCACAGACCGATCCACCGCAGATCAGCCAGCAGACCGATCATCACGCATCCGAAAGCACGGCCGGGAGGAACCCCGCATGA
- the sufU gene encoding Fe-S cluster assembly sulfur transfer protein SufU: MKLDSMYQEVILDHYKHPHGRGLRDGDAEVHHVNPTCGDEITLRVKYDGSRIEDVSYEGQGCSISQASASVLNELLVGRELADAQKIQSTFLELMQSKGRLEPDDAMEEVLEDAVAFAGVSKYPARVKCALLSWMAWKDATAQALGDPAHKETA; encoded by the coding sequence GTGAAGCTGGATTCCATGTACCAGGAAGTCATCCTGGATCACTACAAGCACCCCCACGGGCGCGGTCTTCGCGACGGCGACGCGGAGGTGCACCACGTCAACCCGACGTGCGGTGACGAGATCACGCTCCGTGTGAAGTACGACGGCTCACGCATCGAGGACGTGTCGTACGAGGGCCAGGGCTGCTCCATCAGCCAGGCCAGCGCGTCCGTCCTGAACGAGCTGCTGGTCGGCAGGGAACTGGCCGACGCGCAGAAGATCCAGAGCACGTTCCTGGAGCTGATGCAGTCCAAGGGCCGGCTCGAACCCGACGACGCGATGGAGGAGGTGCTGGAGGACGCCGTGGCGTTCGCCGGTGTCTCCAAGTACCCCGCCCGTGTGAAGTGCGCGCTGCTGAGCTGGATGGCGTGGAAGGACGCGACGGCCCAGGCACTGGGCGACCCCGCGCATAAGGAGACGGCATGA
- a CDS encoding PIG-L deacetylase family protein — protein MKIVLVVVAHPDDAEIAMGMRLLWYTLNGFRVRVHCLTTGAPGPDGTPVRHEECLAAGALLGVHEYTFSSIPDTSFAEHRGRIKADLVDVFHETRPDIVYTHFPRDQHLDHSTTAQETTSLALREAGNLTYFRSPYSVGFEPNEFFVGTQELLDVKMRALNCFASQQQLDMDVFRKLAEVAHRQYVHHRVVEQFQQESSCAELFSIARRVEVIDCATGRQKGPTYE, from the coding sequence ATGAAGATCGTCCTTGTTGTGGTGGCCCATCCGGATGACGCCGAGATCGCCATGGGCATGCGGCTGCTCTGGTACACGCTCAACGGTTTTCGGGTCCGGGTGCACTGCCTGACCACCGGCGCGCCGGGCCCGGACGGCACACCGGTGAGGCACGAGGAATGTCTGGCCGCCGGTGCCTTGCTGGGCGTGCATGAGTACACCTTCTCTTCCATCCCCGACACCAGCTTCGCGGAGCACCGGGGCCGCATAAAAGCGGATCTGGTCGACGTCTTCCACGAGACCCGGCCCGATATCGTCTACACGCACTTCCCACGTGACCAGCATCTCGACCACAGCACCACGGCACAGGAGACGACGTCCTTGGCCCTGCGGGAGGCTGGCAATCTCACTTACTTCCGGTCGCCCTACAGCGTCGGATTCGAGCCCAACGAGTTCTTCGTCGGCACTCAGGAGCTCCTGGACGTCAAGATGCGCGCCCTTAACTGCTTCGCCTCGCAGCAGCAGCTCGACATGGACGTCTTCCGGAAACTGGCCGAGGTGGCACACCGTCAGTACGTGCATCACCGGGTGGTAGAGCAATTCCAACAGGAGTCGAGCTGCGCCGAGTTGTTCAGCATCGCGCGAAGGGTGGAAGTGATCGACTGCGCGACGGGACGGCAGAAGGGGCCAACGTACGAGTAG
- the sufD gene encoding Fe-S cluster assembly protein SufD has translation MAEALNIPVGSTTTGSIAVAAESTVATRMSAPPSYDVADFPVPHGREEEWRFTPLERLRGLQDGTAVADGLIRTEVYTPAGVTQETVGRDDPRVGKAGIPADRVAAQAYTSFEKASVVSVPKETVLTEPIRITVHGQGGTAFVHQVVELGAFAEAVVVIDHTGDAVVASNVDFLIGDGAKLTVVSVQDWDAKAVHVAQHNALVGRDASFKSIVVTFGGDVVRLHPRVQYGGPGGEAELFGLYFTDKGQHQEHRLLVDHNAPHCKSNAVYKGALQGDDAHAVWIGDVLIRALAEGTDTYEMNRNLVLTDGARVDSVPNLEIETGEIAGAGHASATGRFDDEQLFYLMSRGIPEVDARRLVIRGFFAELVQQIELPDVEERLLAKIEAELEASV, from the coding sequence ATGGCTGAGGCTTTGAACATTCCGGTGGGTTCCACCACCACCGGGTCGATCGCGGTGGCCGCCGAGTCGACCGTCGCCACGCGCATGAGCGCGCCGCCGTCCTACGACGTCGCGGACTTCCCCGTTCCGCACGGCCGCGAGGAGGAGTGGCGGTTCACGCCGCTGGAGCGGCTGCGCGGTCTCCAGGACGGTACGGCCGTCGCCGACGGTCTCATCCGTACGGAGGTGTACACCCCCGCCGGTGTCACCCAGGAGACCGTCGGCCGCGACGACCCGCGCGTGGGCAAGGCCGGCATCCCGGCCGACCGGGTGGCGGCGCAGGCGTACACCTCGTTCGAGAAGGCGTCGGTCGTCTCCGTTCCCAAGGAGACCGTGCTCACCGAGCCCATCCGGATCACCGTGCACGGCCAGGGCGGCACCGCCTTCGTGCACCAGGTGGTCGAGCTGGGCGCCTTCGCCGAGGCGGTGGTGGTCATCGACCACACCGGCGACGCGGTGGTCGCCTCGAATGTCGACTTCCTCATCGGTGACGGAGCCAAGCTGACCGTCGTGTCCGTGCAGGACTGGGACGCCAAGGCCGTCCATGTCGCCCAGCACAACGCGCTGGTCGGCAGGGACGCCTCGTTCAAGTCGATCGTGGTGACCTTCGGCGGCGACGTCGTACGGCTCCACCCGCGCGTGCAGTACGGGGGCCCCGGCGGCGAGGCCGAGCTCTTCGGTCTCTACTTCACCGACAAGGGCCAGCACCAGGAGCACCGGCTCCTGGTCGACCACAACGCCCCGCACTGCAAGTCCAACGCCGTCTACAAGGGCGCGCTCCAGGGCGACGACGCGCACGCCGTCTGGATCGGTGACGTGCTGATCCGCGCGCTCGCCGAGGGCACGGACACCTACGAGATGAACCGGAACCTGGTCCTCACGGACGGCGCCCGGGTCGACTCCGTACCGAACCTGGAGATCGAGACCGGCGAGATCGCCGGCGCCGGTCACGCGTCGGCCACCGGCCGGTTCGACGACGAGCAGCTCTTCTACCTGATGTCGCGCGGCATCCCCGAGGTCGACGCCCGCCGCCTCGTCATCCGCGGCTTCTTCGCCGAGCTGGTCCAGCAGATCGAACTGCCGGACGTCGAAGAGCGTCTGCTCGCCAAGATCGAGGCGGAGCTGGAGGCATCAGTCTGA
- the sufC gene encoding Fe-S cluster assembly ATPase SufC: MATLEINDLHVSVDAEGGAREILKGVDLTVKQGETHAIMGPNGSGKSTLAYSIAGHPKYTITGGTVTLDGEDVLEMTVDERARAGLFLAMQYPVEVPGVSVSNFLRTSATAMRGEAPKLRTWVKEVKTAMEQLQMDQAFAERNVNEGFSGGEKKRHEILQLELLKPKVAILDETDSGLDVDALRVVSEGVNRVRESGEVGTLLITHYTRILRYIKPDFVHVFAQGRIAESGGAELADKLENEGYEAYVKGGVSA, translated from the coding sequence ATGGCAACCCTTGAAATCAACGACCTGCACGTCTCTGTCGACGCGGAGGGCGGTGCCCGCGAGATCCTCAAGGGCGTCGACCTGACCGTCAAGCAGGGCGAGACGCACGCCATCATGGGCCCCAACGGCTCCGGCAAGTCGACCCTCGCGTACTCCATCGCGGGCCACCCCAAGTACACGATCACCGGTGGCACTGTGACCCTGGACGGTGAGGACGTCCTGGAGATGACGGTCGACGAGCGCGCCCGCGCCGGACTCTTCCTCGCGATGCAGTATCCGGTCGAGGTCCCCGGCGTCTCGGTCTCCAACTTCCTGCGCACCTCCGCCACCGCCATGCGCGGTGAGGCACCCAAGCTGCGGACCTGGGTGAAGGAGGTCAAGACCGCGATGGAACAGCTCCAGATGGACCAGGCGTTCGCCGAGCGCAACGTCAACGAAGGCTTCTCCGGCGGCGAGAAGAAGCGCCACGAGATCCTTCAGCTCGAACTGCTCAAGCCCAAGGTCGCGATCCTCGACGAGACGGACTCCGGTCTGGACGTCGACGCGCTGCGGGTCGTCTCCGAGGGCGTCAACCGCGTCCGGGAGAGCGGAGAGGTCGGCACACTGCTGATCACGCACTACACGCGGATCCTCCGCTACATCAAGCCCGACTTCGTGCATGTCTTCGCCCAGGGCCGTATCGCCGAGTCCGGCGGCGCGGAGCTGGCCGACAAGCTGGAGAACGAGGGCTACGAGGCGTACGTGAAGGGTGGCGTATCCGCGTGA
- a CDS encoding metal-sulfur cluster assembly factor, producing MSENETVMMKPASEEEVREALYDVVDPELGIDVVNLGLIYGVHIDESNVATLDMTLTSAACPLTDVIEDQAKSATEGIVSELKINWVWMPPWGPDKITDDGREQLRALGFNV from the coding sequence ATGAGCGAGAACGAGACCGTGATGATGAAGCCGGCCTCCGAGGAGGAGGTCCGCGAGGCGCTGTACGACGTCGTCGACCCCGAGCTGGGAATCGACGTCGTCAATCTGGGCCTCATCTACGGCGTCCACATCGACGAGTCGAATGTCGCCACCCTCGACATGACGCTGACGTCGGCGGCCTGTCCGCTGACCGACGTGATCGAGGACCAGGCGAAGTCGGCGACCGAGGGCATCGTCAGCGAGCTGAAGATCAACTGGGTCTGGATGCCGCCGTGGGGTCCCGACAAGATCACGGACGACGGCCGCGAGCAGCTGCGCGCGCTGGGCTTCAACGTCTGA